Sequence from the Neptunomonas japonica JAMM 1380 genome:
CTAGACTTAAAGGAGCGCTTTACTAAAAATGTAAACATTGAGTCACAAGCATGCCCGCGCTTTGTTGAATTAATAGAAAAGGGTGTCTTTTATGGTGATGAAGTTAAATCTGCTGTATCAGATTACGTTGCTCCTTTATTAGAAAAGCAAGCTGACCAAATTGTTTTGGGCTGTACACATTATTCTTTTCTAACGAATGAAATAAGCCGGTTATTACAGGGTAAGGCAGCGATTATCGATACAGCTCATCCGGTTGTCGTGGAATTGGAAAGGGTATTAGATAAACACCATCTTATAAATGATAGTGTACTCAGGAATACGTTGTATTTCACGTCGGGAGATCCTTATAAGTCTTCAAGAGTAATGAGTCAGCTATTAGGAAATAATGTTCATGTATACGCTTTGTCCAAATTTTTCCTTGAGGAATAGAGCTATTTTAGCGCTTAATAAAACCGGTTATATCTTCAATTTTACCGCTTAATTCACTCTTATAACCCGCCAAATTTTGCACTTCATTATGAAAAAGATCACTTTTTATAATCTCTATAAATTGGCTCACGGATGCTTTTTGGAGGCTTTTCTGATGACAAACAAATACGTAATCTTCGCTACATATAGGGATAAATCCGAGCCCAAATTGATATGCTGCCTGCTCAACACCAAAACCTACATCGGCCATACCCGCAGCAATATAAGCAGCAACCGCAGAATGGGTGAACTCACGATTGTTATAACCCTCGATATTATCCGCACATACACCTTCATTTTTTACTAGTTGGTCGAGTAGTGCGCGAGTACCTGAGTCCTCTTGACGATTAATAAACCTAATGCCCTCGTGTGTTAAGTCCTGTATTGAATGAATGTTTAAGGGATTGTCTTTTTTGATCATTAGTCCTTGTTGTCGTGATATAAAACGAATTACTTTGTGAGACCGAGGCTTGAGGAGTTGTTGGTAGCGTTCTATTAACGAGGGAATAACAACACCGGCTGGCATATGAAACCCTGCAATATCACAAGCATCACGATTAAGTGCTGTCAGCGCCTCTAAGGGGCTGCTGTATTGCAGGTCAAGCTGTAAACCTTCGCAAACATCAGGTAAAAGGGCTACAGCGTAACCGTGGCTTGCTTGAATACGCAGCAGTGGCGTGAGGTTGACGAGCGCTTTTTGTATTTCTACGTTGAGTTCTGATGCCAAATTAGCCATTTGTGGTTGAAAACGAGCCATTACGCGTTGTTCTGCCCACAGTAGTTTATCTCCTAGCGGGGTAAGTGTTGCCCCTCTGCCTTTTTCGAGCTTAACTAACTGAGCCCCAAAAAAATCAGCCCACTTATTGAGCATATTCCAAGCATGACGATAAGAAATACCAGCAGACTCAGAGGCAGCGGTAAGCTTTTTGTGCTGATTAATGGCTGCCAATAAGCGAAAGAGCTGTGGATCCAGTGTATTTCCAGCTTCATCTCGAAACGACCAAGTAGGATCGATATGTATTCTTTTACCAGGCATTAACGTATCTCGTTCTTAGAAAAACCCATTGATTACTCAGCTGTTCAAATAGGTAGTAAAGTGCATATATAGTGAGTATTAATCAATTTATTAGCATTCAATGCCTGTATTTTCACATAAATTCATAATATGCACAAAAATTCATATTTTTTGTATCCCTTGGGAATGGTAATTTATCAGGTATAAAGTATGACAGGTGGATTTATAAGGGTTTCATTATTCAAATTTATTCCCTTTAAAAGCCTGTCCACAATAAAGCTATTAAATTCAGTAGCACTAATAACAAGATCTCTGACAGAAACTGAGTAGGTACCAAACGTATGAATGACAAGGCCAAATGGGATCCCCAAGCAGTACAGGGGATCATTGCATCGCTGCAACATAAACCCGGTGCTTTATTGCCCATCTTGCATGGCATACAGAATGCTTTGGGTTATATCCCCCCTGATTCAGTTCCAATGATTGCTGATGCAATACAGCAGACACGCGCTGAAGTACACGGGGTCATCACGTTTTACCACCATTTTCGTTTAACGCCTCCAGGACGCATTAAATTAGAAGTGTGTCGTGCAGAAGCCTGCCAAGCACGAGGCTCTCGTGATCTTGAATTTCATGTCAAAGAAAAATTAGGCATTGATTATCATCAAACAACGCTGGATAGAGAGTTTAGTTTGGAGCCTGTTTATTGTTTAGGTAACTGTGCTTGCGGTCCAACTATTCGTGTTGACGACGATATAATAGGGCGTATCACACCTGAAAAGTTTGACCTTCTGGTTGATGAGTTAACAACTACTGCGCTGGAGATAAGATAATGAGCCATAAAATTTTTATCCCACGTGATACAACGACTTTAGCCCTTGGTGGTGAACGCGTCGTTACAGCTGTTCTAAAAGAAGCACAAGCACGTAAATTAGATATAGAGATTGTTCGCAACGGTTCGCGAGGAATATCGTGGCTTGAGCCTCTTATTGAAGTTGAAACGGCAACTGGACGTGTTGCATATGGCCCTGTTGAACCTCATGACATTGCAGCCTTGTTTGATACAGGCTTTTTAAACGGGAATGCTAGCCATCGATTGTCTCTGGGTGACCCTGAAGAAATTCCTTATCTAAAGAAACAACAGCGTTTAACATTTGCCCGTGCAGGTGTTATAGACCCTGTTTCTATTGAAGATTATAAAGCACACGGTGGTTTTAAAGGGCTGGATAAAAGCCTAACTCTGACCGGCCAAGACATTGTTGATGAAGTCAAAGCATCAGGTTTGCGTGGTCGTGGTGGTGCAGCATTTCCCACAGGGATTAAATGGCAAACTGTTCACGACTGTAGCGCCGATCAAAAATACATCGTCTGTAATGCAGATGAAGGTGACTCAGGTACATTTGCTGACCGGCTTGTTATGGAAGCTGACCCGTTAATGCTGATTGAAGGCATGATCATTTCAGGTTTAGCTGTTGGAGCTACGCAGGGGTATATCTATTTACGCTCTGAATACCCTGTTGCTCATCAAGTTATGAATGAAGCAATTGCCAATGCTTACGCGTCGGGATATCTCGGTGGTGACATTCAAGGAAGCGGAAAAGCATTCAATTTAGAAGTGCGTTTAGGTGCAGCCGCTTATATTTGTGGTGAAGAGACCTCTTTGCTGGAAAGTCTTGAAGGTAAGCGTGGCTTAGTACGTTTTAAACCACCACTGCCTGCAATTGAAGGGCTGTTTGGTAAGCCAACAGTCGTTAATAACGTACTGTCGTTGGCGGCGGTACCTTTTATTATGGATAAAGGCAGTAAAGCCTATGCTGATTGCGGCATGGGACGCTCTCGCGGTACGTTACCATTTCAGCTAGCAGGAAACCTCAAACAAGGCGGGTTGGTTGAGTTAGCATTTGGCCCCACACTACGAGAGCTAATTGATGATTTTGGTGGCGGAACCGAATCAGGGTTACCAATGCGAGCAATACAAGTAGGCGGCCCCTTAGGTGCTTACCTGCCAGAGAGTCAATGGGATACGCCGTTAGATTATGAGGCCTTTTCGGCCATTGGTGCAGTGCTTGGACATGGCGGCATTGTCGTATTTGACGAATCAGTTGATATGACTGAGCAAGCACGCTTCTCCATGGAGTTTTGTGTTGCCGAGTCTTGCGGTAAATGTACACCTTGTCGAATCGGCTCCACACGCGGTGTTGAAGTGATTGATAAGATCAGATCAGGCAATAATGTAGAAGCCAATTTGGCATTATTGGATGACTTATGTGAAACCATGATTGATGGGTCTTTATGTGCCATGGGCAGCATGACGCCAATCCCTGTTAAAAGTGCATTTCAATACTTTTCAGAAGATATAGCACTCGCCAATGCATCTTCTTCAGTTCAGGCGGAGGCTAAATAACATGTTACAACACTTTGATCCTAATAAAGATTACGGTACGCCTGCGCGTGTATCTGAAAACCTCATTACGCTTGAGATTGATGGCGTTGCTGTCACAGTGCCTGAGGGAACTTCTGTGTTGCGTGCTGCGGCATTAGTCGATATCAACATTCCTAAATTGTGCGCCAGCGATAATCTAGATGCTTTTGGTTCTTGCCGACTTTGCGCGGTACAGATTGAAGGCCGCCGAGGCTACCCGGCATCTTGTACGACACCGGTAGATGCTGGGATGAAAGTCGTCACACAGAACGAAAAAATTGCAAAACTGCGCCGTAATATTATGGAGCTGTATATTTCAGACCACCCATTGGACTGCCTGACCTGTCCATCAAACGGTGACTGTGAACTACAGGATATGGCCGGAGCCGTTGGCTTAAGGGAAGTTCGTTATGGCTTTGATGGCCATAATCACCTAGACGCAGAAAAAGATCTATCAAACCCTTATTTCAGCTTTGATCCTAGCAAATGTATCGTCTGCTCGCGTTGCGTGCGTGCATGTGAAGAGGTTCAAGGGACATTTGCATTAACGGTTGATGGCCGTGGTTTTGACTCTAAAATTGCAGCGGGGCAGGACGATTCGTTTCTTGAATCCGACTGTGTCTCGTGCGGTGCGTGCGTACAAGCATGCCCAACCTCAACCTTGATGGAAAATAATGTCATTGAGATGGGCCAACCCGAGCATAGCGTTGTGACAACCTGCGCATACTGTGGTGTTGGCTGTTCTTTTAAAGCCGATATGAAAGGCGATCAAGTTATCCGCATGGTGCCATATAAAGGCGGGGAAGCTAACCAAGGGCACTCTTGTGTCAAAGGCCGTTTTGCTTTTGGTTACGCCACTCACAAAGACCGTATTAAAACACCCATGATTCGCGATAGTATCAACGAAGCATGGCGCGAAGTAAGCTGGGAAGAAGCGATTGGCTTTGCTGCAAAACGCTTAAAAGACGTCCAAGCAACCTATGGCCGAGAGAGCATTGGTGGCATCACTTCTTCACGTTGCACTAACGAAGAAACCTACTTAGTTCAGAAGCTGATCCGAGCTGGATTTGGTAACAACAATACAGATACCTGTGCGCGTGTTTGCCATAGCCCTACGGGTTATGGTCTGAAAACCACACTGGGTGAATCTGCGGGAACACAAACCTTCGATTCGATTAAATATACCGATACGATGTTAGTAATCGGCGCAAACCCAACCGATGCGCATCCGGTGTTTGGCTCCATGATGCGCCGCCGTTTACGCGAAGGTGCGCAGTTGATTGTTGCTGACCCTCGTAAAATTGACCTATTAAAAACGCCTCATCTTAAAGATGCCATACATCTACCGTTGCGCCCAGGTACCAATGTTGCCTTAGTGAACTCACTTGCACACACCATCATGAGCGAAGGCTTAGAAGATAAAGCATTTATAGCCTCACGCTGTGACGATAAAGCATTCATCAAATGGCAGGCATTCATTACAGAAGAGCGTAACTCACCTGAAGCGATGCAAAGCATTACCGGTGTTGATGCTGAAGATGTTAGAAAGGCGGCTCGCGTGTATGCCTATGCAGGTAATGGTGCGATCTTCTATGGGCTGGGTGTAACTGAGCATAGCCAAGGATCAACTATGGTCATGGGCATTGCAAACTTAGCGTTGGCTACCGGTAATATTGGCCGTGAAGGTGTGGGGGTTAACCCATTGCGTGGCCAAAATAACGTACAGGGTTCTTGTGATATGGGTTCTTTCCCTCATGAGTTACCAGGCTATCAGCATGTTGCCGATGATGAAGCACGTGGCCGGTTTGAAGCCGCATGGGGCGTTAAGCTAGATGATGAACCCGGCTTACGTATCCCTAACATGTTTGATGCGGCACTGGCTGGCAGCTTCAAAGCCTTGTATGTGCAAGGTGAGGATATCGCTCAGTCTGACCCAAATACTCAACATGTAGAAGCAGCACTTAAAGCACTGGATTGTGTGATAGTGCAGGATATATTCCTCAATGAAACAGCAAAATTTGCCCATGTTTTATTACCGGGATCTACGTTTCTTGAGAAAAACGGCACCTTTACCAATGCCGAGCGCCGCATCAATCGTGTTCGTAAGGTTATGCCTGCGTTAGCAGGGAAGGAAGACTGGGAAGTCACAGTAGCGCTTTCAAATGCGTTGGGTTATGAAATGAATTATAACCATCCTTCAGAAATTATGGATGAAATTGCCAGTCTTACGCCTAGCTTTACCGGCGTAAATTATGAGCGCTTAGAAGAGCTAGGAAGCATTCAATGGCCGTGCAATGAGCAACACCCTGATGGGATGCCTATCATGCACGTAGAAGACTTTCCAATCGGTAAAGGCAACTTAGCCATTACTGAATACGTCGCAACCGATGAGCGCGCAACACGGCGCTTCCCACTGCTGTTAACGACGGGGCGTATTCTTTCGCAATACAATGTTGGCGCACAAACACGTCGCACTGAAAATCAGACATGGCACAACGAAGATGTCTTGGAGCTTCACCCGCATGATGCAGAAGAGCGTGGTGTTAATGAAGGTGATTGGCTAGGCATTAGCAGTCGTGCAGGGCAAACTGTATTGCGTGCCGTTATAAGTGAGCGTATGCAGCCCGGTGTTGTCTATACAACCTTCCATCACCCAGGCAGTGGCGCTAACGTCATTACGACCGATAGTTCGGATTGGGCAACAAACTGCCCTGAATATAAGGTCACGGCGGTACAGGTTGAGAAAGTAACGCAACCGTCTGAATGGCAGAAGAATTTTGAAGACTTTAACAATAAGCAACAAGATTACCTTAGAAAAGGGCGCCGCAGCCGATCTGAAGAGGCCCGCCAGTAATGGCTGCATGTCCGCAAATGGTTACTCATAAGGACGTTGTGCCGACTGCATCAGAATCTGGCTTACAGCTTGAACTGCAAGCCAGTGTTGCGGTTAGTCGTTGGGAGCAAGGAAATCAAAGCCTTGCTCACGACAACGTCGCTGAAGAGGTAGCGGTTGCTTTAGTCTATAACGGCATTTCACATGTCGTTATGATGACCAGCCCAAATGACTTAAAGGATTTTGCGCTAGGCTTCAGTATTACAGAGGGTATTCTGACAAGTGCAGATGAGCTATATGACATTGAGCTACAACAACACGACACAGGTGTTGAGGTGCAAATGAGTATTGCCTCTGGGCGCATGATGCAGCTCAAGCAGCAGCGACGAAACCTAACAGGCCGTACCGGATGCGGCTTGTGCGGTGCTGAATCTCTAGGGCAAGCGGTACGACCTATTAAGGTGTTGCAGAACCCAAGTGAAGTCAGTGATGAAGCCATTCAAAGCGCAGTGCTCAAATTAGATGAGAACCAACCACAACAAGCACTTACCGGTGCGTGCCACGGAGCAGCCTGGTGCAATAAACAGGGCGAAATATTGATGGTTCGTGAAGATGTGGGCCGCCACAATGCACTGGATAAGCTTATTGGTGCATTAGTACGCGAAGGCATAAATATGCAAAAGGGGTTTGTATTGATATCAAGCCGTGCCAGTTACGAAATGGTGCAGAAGGTAACAGCCGTAGGTATCAATACGCTTGTAGCTGTATCTGCACCGACAGGGTTGGCCTTGCGCTTAGCAAGAGAGGCTGGATTACAACTCATTGGCTTTGCTCGCCCGCAACGGCATGTAAGTTACAGCCCGGAACCAGTAGCATCAAATGATTAATGGCGCAGCAAAATTACTCTATTTATTACTTAAGATGGGCAGTACTGGAGCAAACAGAATATGAGTCACTCGCAGTTAGATCAGCTAATTATCATGGCAAACCAAATTGCTGATAATAACCACCTAGATACAGATGCGGAGTCTGTTGAGTTTATCGCAACGCATATAAAAAAATTCTGGGCTCGTTCCATGAAAGAAGAACTTATAGCGTATGCAAAAGAAGGTGGCGACAAACTAAATGTATTGGCAACACAGGCAGTAATGGTATTGTCTGAGCAATATACCTCACGAAGCACCTAACGCATTAATTGGAGTTAATATGCCAAGACGTATGACCGAAACGAAAGAAGGCACTCATCAAACGATGATAAACATGTCGTTTGAAAGTCGAGTCGTGAGTTGGTTGATGCAAGACGGCTGGCAGGTTTTCTCCCCAGTATTAGATAATGGACACCAGACTGATATTCTTATCTCAGACGGCCCTAATTATCATCGTATTCAAATTAAGACAGTTGAAGCTTCGGGTGATGATCATGTTATGCATAACAAATGGCAGGGTAGTAATGTTGATGTTGTGGTGATTTTTGCGCGCAACTCAAACTGGGGTTATGTAGCTCCAGCGTTCGAAGAGGATACTCGTCCTCTTAACCACCCCGAGCACCAAAAGTTTATGCAATCTAAAAATGAATTTCTTAAAGCCTTTCATAAACTGTAGTTAGATAAGAGATTAGCACCGAAGCCATTAGCCTCGGCGTATCTCTTTATAATGCGCGCTTTTAGCGCGCATTATTTAAGCGCTATCCCTCTTCAGGCTCGTACCCTAAGTTG
This genomic interval carries:
- the murI gene encoding glutamate racemase; this translates as MHRIPSEPKTNPQFGTAVSRRPIGVFDSGVGGLSIIKVIQQYLPNEDIVYIADQAFAPYGGQTEETITQRSQYLVNSLIEKNCKAIVIACNTATAVSIARLRATASIPIIGIEPGIKPAALRSETGVIGILATPQTLKSTAFLDLKERFTKNVNIESQACPRFVELIEKGVFYGDEVKSAVSDYVAPLLEKQADQIVLGCTHYSFLTNEISRLLQGKAAIIDTAHPVVVELERVLDKHHLINDSVLRNTLYFTSGDPYKSSRVMSQLLGNNVHVYALSKFFLEE
- a CDS encoding substrate-binding domain-containing protein, giving the protein MPGKRIHIDPTWSFRDEAGNTLDPQLFRLLAAINQHKKLTAASESAGISYRHAWNMLNKWADFFGAQLVKLEKGRGATLTPLGDKLLWAEQRVMARFQPQMANLASELNVEIQKALVNLTPLLRIQASHGYAVALLPDVCEGLQLDLQYSSPLEALTALNRDACDIAGFHMPAGVVIPSLIERYQQLLKPRSHKVIRFISRQQGLMIKKDNPLNIHSIQDLTHEGIRFINRQEDSGTRALLDQLVKNEGVCADNIEGYNNREFTHSAVAAYIAAGMADVGFGVEQAAYQFGLGFIPICSEDYVFVCHQKSLQKASVSQFIEIIKSDLFHNEVQNLAGYKSELSGKIEDITGFIKR
- a CDS encoding formate dehydrogenase subunit gamma; translated protein: MNDKAKWDPQAVQGIIASLQHKPGALLPILHGIQNALGYIPPDSVPMIADAIQQTRAEVHGVITFYHHFRLTPPGRIKLEVCRAEACQARGSRDLEFHVKEKLGIDYHQTTLDREFSLEPVYCLGNCACGPTIRVDDDIIGRITPEKFDLLVDELTTTALEIR
- a CDS encoding formate dehydrogenase beta subunit, with the protein product MSHKIFIPRDTTTLALGGERVVTAVLKEAQARKLDIEIVRNGSRGISWLEPLIEVETATGRVAYGPVEPHDIAALFDTGFLNGNASHRLSLGDPEEIPYLKKQQRLTFARAGVIDPVSIEDYKAHGGFKGLDKSLTLTGQDIVDEVKASGLRGRGGAAFPTGIKWQTVHDCSADQKYIVCNADEGDSGTFADRLVMEADPLMLIEGMIISGLAVGATQGYIYLRSEYPVAHQVMNEAIANAYASGYLGGDIQGSGKAFNLEVRLGAAAYICGEETSLLESLEGKRGLVRFKPPLPAIEGLFGKPTVVNNVLSLAAVPFIMDKGSKAYADCGMGRSRGTLPFQLAGNLKQGGLVELAFGPTLRELIDDFGGGTESGLPMRAIQVGGPLGAYLPESQWDTPLDYEAFSAIGAVLGHGGIVVFDESVDMTEQARFSMEFCVAESCGKCTPCRIGSTRGVEVIDKIRSGNNVEANLALLDDLCETMIDGSLCAMGSMTPIPVKSAFQYFSEDIALANASSSVQAEAK
- the fdhF gene encoding formate dehydrogenase subunit alpha encodes the protein MLQHFDPNKDYGTPARVSENLITLEIDGVAVTVPEGTSVLRAAALVDINIPKLCASDNLDAFGSCRLCAVQIEGRRGYPASCTTPVDAGMKVVTQNEKIAKLRRNIMELYISDHPLDCLTCPSNGDCELQDMAGAVGLREVRYGFDGHNHLDAEKDLSNPYFSFDPSKCIVCSRCVRACEEVQGTFALTVDGRGFDSKIAAGQDDSFLESDCVSCGACVQACPTSTLMENNVIEMGQPEHSVVTTCAYCGVGCSFKADMKGDQVIRMVPYKGGEANQGHSCVKGRFAFGYATHKDRIKTPMIRDSINEAWREVSWEEAIGFAAKRLKDVQATYGRESIGGITSSRCTNEETYLVQKLIRAGFGNNNTDTCARVCHSPTGYGLKTTLGESAGTQTFDSIKYTDTMLVIGANPTDAHPVFGSMMRRRLREGAQLIVADPRKIDLLKTPHLKDAIHLPLRPGTNVALVNSLAHTIMSEGLEDKAFIASRCDDKAFIKWQAFITEERNSPEAMQSITGVDAEDVRKAARVYAYAGNGAIFYGLGVTEHSQGSTMVMGIANLALATGNIGREGVGVNPLRGQNNVQGSCDMGSFPHELPGYQHVADDEARGRFEAAWGVKLDDEPGLRIPNMFDAALAGSFKALYVQGEDIAQSDPNTQHVEAALKALDCVIVQDIFLNETAKFAHVLLPGSTFLEKNGTFTNAERRINRVRKVMPALAGKEDWEVTVALSNALGYEMNYNHPSEIMDEIASLTPSFTGVNYERLEELGSIQWPCNEQHPDGMPIMHVEDFPIGKGNLAITEYVATDERATRRFPLLLTTGRILSQYNVGAQTRRTENQTWHNEDVLELHPHDAEERGVNEGDWLGISSRAGQTVLRAVISERMQPGVVYTTFHHPGSGANVITTDSSDWATNCPEYKVTAVQVEKVTQPSEWQKNFEDFNNKQQDYLRKGRRSRSEEARQ
- the fdhD gene encoding formate dehydrogenase accessory sulfurtransferase FdhD, which translates into the protein MAACPQMVTHKDVVPTASESGLQLELQASVAVSRWEQGNQSLAHDNVAEEVAVALVYNGISHVVMMTSPNDLKDFALGFSITEGILTSADELYDIELQQHDTGVEVQMSIASGRMMQLKQQRRNLTGRTGCGLCGAESLGQAVRPIKVLQNPSEVSDEAIQSAVLKLDENQPQQALTGACHGAAWCNKQGEILMVREDVGRHNALDKLIGALVREGINMQKGFVLISSRASYEMVQKVTAVGINTLVAVSAPTGLALRLAREAGLQLIGFARPQRHVSYSPEPVASND
- a CDS encoding formate dehydrogenase subunit delta, whose amino-acid sequence is MSHSQLDQLIIMANQIADNNHLDTDAESVEFIATHIKKFWARSMKEELIAYAKEGGDKLNVLATQAVMVLSEQYTSRST